In a genomic window of Shouchella clausii:
- the yiaA gene encoding inner membrane protein YiaA — protein MSNEHEVLLDNEKQNEPEIKVERREGEPTGAFKGAAWAALVVGVGAYFIGLFNANMELNEKGYYFAVLIFGLYSSVSLQKAVRDKDEGVPVTSIYYGISWVALIVSILLMGIGLYNAGSIVLSEKGFYGMSFVLSLFAAITVQKNIRDTQRARERD, from the coding sequence ATGTCTAATGAGCATGAGGTTTTATTAGATAATGAAAAACAAAATGAGCCCGAAATCAAAGTGGAAAGAAGAGAAGGGGAACCAACTGGAGCCTTTAAAGGGGCTGCTTGGGCTGCATTAGTGGTAGGGGTCGGTGCGTATTTTATCGGCTTGTTTAACGCAAATATGGAACTGAACGAAAAAGGATATTACTTTGCCGTTTTAATCTTCGGACTCTATTCATCAGTATCTTTGCAAAAAGCAGTAAGAGATAAAGATGAAGGCGTACCTGTTACAAGTATTTACTATGGGATTAGTTGGGTTGCACTTATTGTCTCGATTTTATTAATGGGTATCGGTTTATACAATGCAGGCAGTATTGTTCTGAGCGAAAAGGGTTTTTATGGTATGTCTTTTGTCCTTAGCTTATTTGCTGCCATAACGGTCCAGAAGAATATTAGGGATACACAGCGAGCGAGAGAAAGAGATTGA
- a CDS encoding BCCT family transporter, with protein sequence MKSGPISKKRTMENKIVFPSILIIAIVSFLFAIYTEESTTLLNTIFDTIVDLFAWGYMWYALLMVVIGIWLAYSKYGQVVLGDPSEKPRYTLFEYASILVAMGVGATLMRTGMVQWSEVAVDPPFGLQAGSSEALLTGNAYSMFLWSFQTFAVFVMAAPAMAYILHVRKKPKMRISEACRVIFGDKFTDGLGGIVLDTLFLVSILAGAAVTLGLGTPIVTENLAELFNIEVTFLLTMIVTLIWVFVFTLSAYVGLDKGIKRLSTMNMYLAGVFALFIMIIGPGIFILDFFTDSVRVLVSHYLDFSLYTNSLNTEGGGSHIESHTVFWFAYNATWAMLHGVFAAVVSKGRTIKEMILTYLLAPTMLSWVATGILGGLGVERHTSGDVSVLNIVQEQEPVTAVPQILASMPIPAISIAVFVIIATIFLVTTLDSTTYTIATYMSTQDMSRRAPSKHLRIFVAVVITVLALTLMNIGGLAPLEVLSGLMGIPIIAIQILTIIAAKKMMDEDKAWINNVRKEK encoded by the coding sequence ATGAAAAGCGGTCCGATAAGCAAAAAAAGAACGATGGAAAATAAAATTGTTTTTCCTTCTATTCTAATCATTGCGATAGTCAGTTTTTTATTTGCAATCTATACCGAAGAATCGACAACACTATTAAATACGATCTTTGATACGATTGTCGATCTCTTTGCTTGGGGCTATATGTGGTATGCCCTTTTAATGGTTGTCATTGGGATATGGTTAGCTTATTCCAAATACGGACAAGTTGTTTTAGGCGACCCAAGTGAAAAGCCAAGATATACGTTGTTTGAGTACGCTTCGATTTTAGTAGCAATGGGCGTTGGCGCAACATTGATGCGGACAGGAATGGTCCAATGGAGTGAAGTGGCGGTCGATCCCCCATTTGGCTTGCAAGCTGGTTCTAGCGAAGCGCTCCTGACAGGCAACGCCTACAGCATGTTTTTATGGAGTTTCCAAACGTTTGCCGTCTTTGTAATGGCAGCGCCGGCAATGGCTTACATCCTTCACGTTCGGAAGAAGCCAAAGATGCGCATTTCTGAAGCATGCCGTGTCATTTTTGGCGATAAATTCACGGACGGTCTTGGCGGCATCGTATTAGATACGCTCTTTTTAGTCAGCATTTTAGCAGGCGCCGCCGTAACACTAGGGCTAGGCACACCGATTGTGACAGAGAACTTAGCAGAACTGTTCAATATAGAAGTCACGTTTTTGTTAACGATGATCGTCACTTTAATTTGGGTGTTTGTGTTTACTCTGAGTGCCTACGTAGGGTTAGACAAAGGAATCAAACGTTTGAGTACAATGAACATGTACCTTGCCGGAGTATTTGCTCTGTTTATCATGATTATCGGCCCAGGCATTTTTATTTTAGATTTCTTTACCGATTCCGTTCGCGTCTTGGTATCACATTATCTAGACTTTTCCCTTTATACAAACTCCCTCAATACTGAGGGAGGAGGTTCTCATATTGAAAGTCACACTGTTTTTTGGTTTGCGTACAATGCGACATGGGCGATGCTCCACGGTGTATTTGCAGCGGTGGTCTCAAAAGGAAGGACCATTAAAGAAATGATTTTAACGTATCTATTAGCGCCGACGATGCTATCGTGGGTAGCGACAGGGATTCTAGGAGGCCTTGGCGTTGAGCGACATACAAGCGGGGACGTCTCTGTGTTAAATATTGTCCAAGAACAAGAACCCGTCACAGCAGTACCACAAATTTTGGCGTCTATGCCGATACCAGCAATATCCATTGCGGTGTTTGTCATCATTGCCACGATATTCTTGGTCACGACATTAGACTCGACGACGTATACGATCGCGACCTATATGTCGACACAAGACATGAGCAGGCGCGCCCCGTCAAAGCATCTCCGCATATTTGTCGCCGTTGTCATTACCGTGCTGGCGCTAACGCTCATGAACATAGGTGGATTGGCGCCACTTGAAGTATTATCCGGGTTAATGGGCATCCCAATCATTGCGATTCAAATACTGACGATCATCGCCGCCAAAAAAATGATGGACGAAGACAAAGCATGGATTAATAACGTTAGAAAAGAGAAATAG
- a CDS encoding putative holin-like toxin, with product MTVFEGISLMLTFGLLIVAMLSFHNHKK from the coding sequence ATGACAGTATTTGAAGGAATTTCCCTTATGTTGACGTTCGGGCTTCTGATCGTTGCAATGCTGTCGTTTCACAACCACAAAAAATAA
- a CDS encoding DUF6602 domain-containing protein gives MNKEKRKQKLVANVKANYRQVEQSIVNQLYMKHDLHGTSIGSAREDIWAQLFDMIIPKKFVIEHSVFIIDSKGNVSSEVDLAILDETYTPYIFRYGRLKFIPIEAVAVVVECKSQSLNKDGITNWCNNLTELKTADNSIARIADRIAVGSVPTQKSTCPIRILCALNSEVDEKIKQEFDFVLVADNKEGKINIEGNTEGNLQGWFRKLNFHNTNPDGVIKDEEFLKEIKLEDYEVKDQDGTLVSLLTFNFQLNQLLMLINNPLLFPHRAYAKLFNAEGKDS, from the coding sequence GTGAATAAAGAAAAACGTAAACAGAAGCTAGTGGCAAATGTGAAAGCGAACTATCGGCAAGTTGAACAATCAATTGTGAACCAGCTCTATATGAAACATGATCTGCATGGAACAAGCATTGGTTCTGCCCGTGAGGATATTTGGGCGCAGTTGTTTGACATGATTATTCCCAAAAAGTTTGTCATTGAACATTCCGTCTTTATCATTGATTCGAAAGGGAATGTCTCTAGTGAGGTCGATTTAGCTATACTCGATGAAACCTACACCCCTTATATATTTCGTTATGGGCGTTTGAAGTTTATCCCAATCGAAGCCGTTGCTGTTGTGGTGGAATGCAAGAGCCAAAGTCTAAACAAAGATGGGATCACAAACTGGTGTAATAACTTAACAGAACTAAAAACTGCAGATAATTCAATCGCAAGAATAGCTGACCGAATTGCCGTTGGCTCAGTTCCCACACAGAAATCGACATGTCCTATTCGTATTTTATGTGCATTAAATTCGGAGGTGGACGAGAAGATCAAGCAAGAATTTGATTTTGTGCTCGTTGCTGATAACAAGGAAGGAAAAATTAATATCGAGGGTAATACAGAAGGAAACCTGCAAGGCTGGTTTAGAAAGCTAAACTTTCATAATACCAATCCTGATGGAGTAATCAAGGATGAAGAGTTCTTAAAAGAGATTAAACTGGAAGATTACGAGGTGAAAGATCAAGATGGCACGCTAGTATCGCTCCTCACGTTCAATTTTCAATTAAACCAATTGTTAATGCTGATTAACAATCCGTTACTGTTCCCACACCGCGCGTATGCCAAATTATTTAATGCTGAGGGGAAGGATTCTTGA
- a CDS encoding Cas10/Cmr2 second palm domain-containing protein has protein sequence MKQFVVAVSIDKVQTFLYYVLQAYIQENQANSGTLREIVSSSLLISETFFRDIGIEGKDGEFSDHIEERLLTCSGMCIVTTSLDRELIIEKLDRLFRKYYKTFKGQLLVKYVVFEKKLSTNQDKLEAIKESKKRLRQQDCLNRIIDNHRDLLFQFSDIPDRKDKGLEKSIVSIQEYPGFVRDINALYSEKEAGNDNHFRVAVIKADLDGMGDLFEQLGDFTVYKEISQLLSKFISLDYLHKLTAKYQEKDRDFKLYPLYMAGDDIFFAVTAAHLLAGVNLCKEILQQLNEEITKLRKQYSTNLRQLSLSIGIDFTFNREPIRYYYERVQRQVEEAKAYSRDCKDKVEKSSYVKISINNYIFEDYDAEKESPWSYFKNDVALLKEAMEKGFAAHHFLYGLLRKISDKTIGSSEVKFSNAVLYHLLPEHLESSNQKLREYELLIIENLLRKLLVIKKSDREKQQTNPKVGPEKELSFKRKQRECLERHVRMLLLFSDPRLAITGDEVQFTSFDFNKKRIKGTLFNKPMRYLYHQSLYSSLKNNNTIKEYDIRQFRNFFAMFDRYTALNGNRVQTYRRLQISSSMFHRFKKMEKSQIGTIAEMLQSVNNREREEIEKMESQRKSDKKAPPALFFDKKAFREVGAKTSLWTDDYIDSLLIFYRLNELDIHYKTLYRDKNNKNQGHKNKKTNKKRRSSKGDKR, from the coding sequence ATGAAGCAATTTGTTGTTGCTGTATCGATTGATAAAGTACAAACGTTTTTATACTATGTGTTGCAGGCATACATTCAGGAAAACCAAGCCAATAGCGGCACACTTCGGGAGATCGTAAGTTCATCTCTGTTGATTTCCGAGACGTTTTTTAGGGACATTGGAATTGAGGGAAAAGATGGCGAATTTAGCGATCATATTGAGGAGCGTTTGCTGACATGCTCAGGTATGTGTATAGTTACCACCTCGCTTGATCGAGAACTGATTATAGAAAAGCTGGACCGGTTGTTCAGAAAGTATTATAAAACATTTAAAGGACAACTGTTAGTTAAATATGTTGTCTTTGAGAAGAAACTTTCGACAAACCAGGATAAGTTAGAGGCAATTAAAGAGAGTAAAAAGCGTCTTAGACAGCAGGATTGCCTGAATCGGATTATAGACAATCATCGAGACTTGCTTTTTCAGTTTTCCGACATTCCAGATCGTAAAGATAAAGGACTTGAAAAATCAATTGTATCGATTCAAGAGTACCCGGGGTTTGTGCGTGATATTAATGCCCTTTATTCGGAAAAAGAGGCGGGCAATGACAATCATTTTCGTGTCGCCGTCATCAAGGCTGATTTAGATGGTATGGGTGATTTATTTGAGCAACTTGGAGATTTTACGGTATATAAAGAAATCAGCCAATTGTTATCCAAATTCATAAGTTTGGATTACTTACATAAATTAACTGCGAAATATCAGGAGAAGGATAGGGACTTCAAGCTGTACCCATTATATATGGCTGGGGACGATATCTTTTTTGCGGTGACTGCTGCTCATCTTTTGGCTGGTGTTAACTTGTGCAAAGAAATTTTGCAGCAATTGAATGAAGAGATCACCAAATTAAGAAAACAATACAGTACCAATTTGCGGCAGCTCTCCCTAAGCATAGGGATTGATTTTACCTTCAACCGTGAACCGATTCGGTATTACTATGAGCGAGTACAGCGTCAGGTGGAAGAGGCCAAGGCTTATTCACGGGACTGTAAGGATAAGGTTGAAAAGTCTTCTTATGTAAAGATTAGTATCAATAATTATATATTCGAAGATTATGATGCAGAGAAGGAGTCACCTTGGTCTTATTTTAAAAATGATGTAGCTCTATTAAAAGAAGCTATGGAAAAAGGGTTTGCTGCTCATCATTTTTTATACGGGCTTCTAAGAAAAATTAGCGACAAGACGATTGGTAGCAGTGAAGTTAAATTTAGTAACGCCGTTCTGTATCATTTATTGCCGGAGCACTTGGAGAGCAGCAACCAAAAGCTGAGAGAGTACGAATTATTAATTATTGAAAATCTGCTAAGGAAGCTGCTAGTTATAAAGAAATCAGATAGAGAAAAACAGCAGACGAATCCCAAGGTGGGGCCTGAAAAGGAACTATCTTTTAAACGCAAGCAACGCGAATGCCTGGAAAGGCATGTACGCATGCTGTTACTATTTTCTGATCCGCGTTTGGCGATTACTGGTGATGAAGTCCAGTTTACGAGTTTTGATTTTAATAAAAAGAGGATAAAAGGCACTTTGTTTAATAAACCGATGAGGTATTTGTATCATCAGAGTCTATATAGTTCCTTAAAGAACAATAACACGATCAAAGAGTATGATATTCGCCAATTCCGTAATTTTTTTGCGATGTTTGATAGATATACAGCTCTTAATGGAAATAGGGTTCAAACATACCGGAGGTTACAAATCTCCAGCTCCATGTTTCACCGCTTCAAGAAAATGGAGAAGAGCCAAATCGGGACAATTGCTGAGATGCTTCAATCCGTGAATAATAGGGAGAGAGAAGAAATTGAAAAGATGGAATCTCAAAGGAAATCAGATAAGAAAGCGCCTCCGGCGTTGTTCTTTGATAAAAAAGCTTTTCGCGAAGTCGGAGCTAAAACAAGCCTTTGGACGGATGACTATATTGATTCCTTGCTTATTTTCTATCGATTGAACGAGCTAGACATACACTACAAAACTTTGTACAGAGATAAAAACAACAAAAATCAGGGCCACAAAAATAAAAAAACGAACAAAAAACGTAGGTCATCGAAAGGGGATAAAAGATGA
- a CDS encoding RAMP superfamily CRISPR-associated protein, with translation MSVNTIQLKVTTLSNLFIGGSPRSFEIGGIDLFTVTDHNGKPYIPASSFKGSLRRIVRDLTKSSAEAKLITEAYQEFLHNKKQENLQWIKEMKEKDERFDRVEKRFEEAVNKASAEYLFGIEGFNHTPKLIFNDLLFKGKDDDNLFSIDSKNSIKASNPQEEPNVVANPRTYKTVRPGVEFSGEILFYMLDQLSVPMEVTARFVENAIYQFNAGVYRLGNSGSRGYGRIQVEVSREGD, from the coding sequence ATGAGCGTGAATACAATCCAGCTGAAAGTGACTACACTTTCTAATCTGTTTATAGGCGGTTCTCCGAGATCCTTTGAGATTGGTGGTATTGATCTGTTCACCGTCACTGACCATAATGGCAAGCCTTATATCCCGGCATCCTCCTTCAAAGGGAGCTTGAGAAGAATTGTGCGGGATCTGACTAAAAGTTCCGCAGAAGCGAAGCTGATAACGGAAGCCTACCAAGAGTTTCTGCACAATAAGAAACAAGAAAACTTACAATGGATTAAAGAAATGAAGGAGAAGGATGAACGATTCGATAGGGTTGAGAAGCGTTTTGAAGAAGCGGTTAATAAGGCGTCGGCAGAATACCTTTTTGGGATAGAAGGTTTTAATCACACGCCAAAACTAATATTTAATGATTTGCTATTTAAAGGAAAGGATGACGATAATCTTTTCTCAATTGACTCGAAAAACTCGATAAAAGCCAGTAACCCTCAAGAAGAACCCAATGTAGTTGCTAATCCTCGGACCTATAAAACGGTACGTCCAGGCGTGGAATTCTCAGGGGAAATTCTTTTTTACATGCTTGATCAATTATCAGTGCCGATGGAAGTTACGGCGAGATTCGTAGAGAATGCTATTTATCAGTTTAATGCTGGTGTATACCGTCTGGGCAATTCCGGAAGTCGTGGATACGGCAGAATACAGGTGGAAGTGAGTCGGGAGGGGGATTGA
- the cas6 gene encoding CRISPR system precrRNA processing endoribonuclease RAMP protein Cas6 yields the protein MNNSDLFSLSYMPLLIRLQCCESVRLPRYLGSTLHGVMGWILSTDNEAYQYIFENRRYGGGKQDIVNPYILEPPRYQEVYNKGDMLCFKFILLGKAVSYTKSVVEALVNAEQFEIGAERKKFELMDIMQADRLEPIWHSSILNKEPAATNMLATWEQRGISKCSVHLLTPLRIRRGGEQLREIDFPTIIRSITRRVEALTSRYGGYVDSDMIFSACETASLVQTTSSGLYWSEISRYSNRRKKKMDFGGLLGAMTFEGDMYHFAPWLYAASCLHIGRNVTFGYGQLDVVFG from the coding sequence GTGAATAATTCAGATTTATTCTCACTATCGTATATGCCCTTGCTTATCCGGTTACAATGTTGCGAATCCGTGCGATTGCCACGTTACCTTGGCTCTACATTGCATGGGGTTATGGGATGGATATTATCAACAGATAATGAAGCCTATCAATATATTTTTGAAAACCGCAGATATGGAGGCGGAAAGCAGGATATTGTAAACCCTTATATTTTGGAACCACCCAGATATCAAGAGGTTTACAATAAAGGAGATATGCTCTGTTTTAAGTTCATTCTGCTGGGCAAGGCAGTAAGTTATACGAAAAGTGTAGTCGAGGCATTAGTCAACGCCGAACAATTTGAGATCGGAGCTGAAAGAAAAAAGTTTGAACTAATGGATATTATGCAGGCCGATAGACTGGAGCCGATTTGGCATTCTAGCATACTCAATAAGGAACCAGCCGCCACTAACATGCTTGCAACTTGGGAACAAAGAGGAATTTCCAAATGCTCTGTTCATTTATTAACCCCGCTACGTATACGCCGAGGCGGAGAACAACTAAGAGAAATCGATTTTCCGACAATTATTCGAAGCATTACAAGGAGAGTGGAGGCGTTAACGAGTCGATATGGCGGATACGTCGATTCTGATATGATATTCTCTGCATGTGAGACGGCGAGCTTGGTACAAACGACTTCTTCTGGCTTGTACTGGAGTGAAATAAGCCGATACTCGAATAGAAGAAAAAAGAAAATGGATTTTGGTGGTTTGCTTGGTGCGATGACGTTTGAGGGAGACATGTATCACTTTGCTCCATGGTTATATGCCGCAAGTTGTCTACATATTGGTAGAAATGTTACCTTCGGCTATGGTCAACTTGATGTTGTGTTTGGATAA
- a CDS encoding putative holin-like toxin, with protein MTVFEGISLMLTFGLLIVALLSFHNHKK; from the coding sequence ATGACAGTATTTGAAGGAATTTCCCTTATGTTGACGTTCGGGCTACTGATCGTTGCATTGCTGTCATTTCACAACCACAAAAAATAA
- a CDS encoding response regulator transcription factor encodes MYKVVIAEDEKMIRKGLVTIVDQLVTDFTVIGEADNGERALELLAHDCPDVLLTDIRMPKCDGLSLIREARSYYPHVKIVIVSGHEEFTYAQQAIQHGVSRYLLKPIDRTEVVLAFDEIKRGLVEPEQEDHENHLIQQVDSYIKTHIDQDITLQAVAKLVHLHPTYFSQWFKNETGQNFSTYVTQKRLERAETLLHQTNLRVYEVARMSGYQSEKHFMKLFKKEKRCTPTQYRQGALL; translated from the coding sequence ATGTACAAAGTTGTCATTGCGGAAGATGAAAAGATGATCCGAAAAGGGTTGGTGACGATTGTCGATCAGCTTGTCACTGATTTTACCGTTATTGGCGAAGCCGATAATGGCGAGCGGGCGCTGGAGTTGCTTGCCCATGATTGTCCTGATGTTTTATTAACGGATATTCGGATGCCAAAGTGTGATGGCTTATCGCTTATTCGAGAAGCGCGGAGCTACTATCCCCATGTAAAAATAGTAATTGTTAGCGGGCATGAAGAGTTTACGTATGCTCAACAGGCCATCCAACATGGTGTGAGTCGTTATTTATTGAAGCCCATTGACCGGACCGAAGTGGTGCTTGCTTTTGACGAGATAAAGAGAGGTCTCGTTGAGCCAGAACAAGAGGATCATGAAAACCATTTAATTCAACAAGTGGATTCGTATATTAAAACGCATATTGATCAAGATATTACCCTTCAGGCTGTAGCGAAGCTCGTTCATTTGCATCCTACTTATTTCAGTCAATGGTTTAAAAATGAAACCGGTCAAAATTTTTCAACCTATGTCACGCAAAAACGATTGGAACGGGCTGAAACGTTGCTCCATCAAACAAACCTCCGTGTGTATGAGGTTGCGAGAATGTCGGGCTATCAAAGTGAAAAGCACTTTATGAAACTATTTAAAAAAGAGAAACGCTGTACACCTACCCAGTATAGGCAAGGAGCCTTATTGTAG
- a CDS encoding cache domain-containing sensor histidine kinase gives MSLRPKIILLFLSIVLVPLNLLGMITYAYFSKTLEDQTYHYTVQVIGQVNQNVNAYIDEMHRLSLLPLYDRDILAILKNRSDVHHSYYPQTEEFERMSSFLSTLSYNRQELSGIHIITRDGSLFSDLGSPRTVHRLAEGASDWQEAIEAGNGASLLLPTHSPSYILGAEKSVFSVGRLLRDPDGFRPLGMIKVDIELSFIESLLEDVDLSEDASITMIDRNGEPIYETGKAIYPLLKAKGEDVWQLAERESITVDGVDYLPVIRNDSSGDVQTVVFLPEHHIVGASQSLRLFTIGLMLAVSAVVIMLALVAERSLTKPIFELRQVMALAEKGEFHHRMNRNTKDELGQLAIGFNHMMKQINELIAKVYQTEIREKDAEIKALQTQMNPHFIYNTLEHINMMAITKQAYELSDMVASLGRLIRYSIDQKTRFVPLREELAFVESYITIQQKRLEGKVTFSIAVPEAMRSLSIPKLILQPLIENAIEHGHQHGEWRGEISIKGWQDDAYSYIEVRDSGQGMKQETIERMKEEPERGTGNQVALGNISERLLLLLGEQAQLMIDSELGRGTKVTVRLPKT, from the coding sequence GTGTCGTTACGGCCAAAGATTATTTTGCTGTTTTTATCGATTGTTTTAGTACCGTTAAATCTTTTAGGGATGATCACATATGCGTACTTTTCAAAAACGCTTGAAGACCAAACGTACCATTATACGGTTCAAGTGATTGGTCAAGTGAACCAAAACGTGAATGCCTATATTGATGAGATGCACCGTTTGTCGCTGTTGCCGTTATATGACAGAGATATTTTAGCGATTCTTAAAAACCGGTCCGATGTCCATCATTCCTATTATCCCCAGACTGAAGAGTTCGAACGAATGAGCTCGTTTTTATCGACGCTCTCTTATAATCGGCAAGAGCTTTCTGGTATTCATATCATTACGAGAGACGGAAGTTTGTTTAGTGACCTTGGCTCACCTCGAACGGTGCATCGTTTAGCCGAAGGGGCGTCTGATTGGCAAGAGGCAATTGAAGCAGGGAATGGCGCGTCTCTATTACTGCCAACGCACTCTCCGTCCTACATACTAGGGGCAGAAAAGTCTGTTTTTTCTGTTGGGCGTTTGCTCCGCGATCCTGATGGCTTTCGTCCCCTTGGCATGATTAAAGTCGATATTGAATTAAGCTTCATTGAATCCCTTCTAGAAGATGTAGATTTATCGGAAGATGCATCGATTACGATGATTGATAGAAATGGGGAACCGATTTACGAAACAGGGAAAGCGATTTACCCCCTCTTAAAAGCGAAAGGAGAGGACGTTTGGCAGCTGGCTGAGCGTGAGAGTATCACGGTAGATGGCGTGGATTACTTGCCTGTTATTCGAAACGATTCAAGTGGAGACGTGCAAACGGTCGTCTTCTTGCCTGAGCATCATATTGTCGGGGCGTCACAATCGTTGCGCTTGTTTACAATCGGGCTGATGCTGGCTGTCTCTGCAGTGGTGATTATGCTTGCGCTTGTAGCGGAACGTTCCTTAACAAAGCCGATTTTTGAGCTTCGTCAAGTCATGGCGCTAGCAGAAAAAGGCGAGTTTCATCATCGAATGAATCGAAACACGAAGGATGAGCTGGGGCAATTGGCAATCGGGTTTAACCATATGATGAAGCAAATTAATGAACTAATTGCGAAAGTATACCAAACGGAGATTAGAGAAAAAGATGCAGAAATTAAAGCACTCCAAACACAAATGAACCCGCACTTTATTTACAATACATTGGAACATATTAATATGATGGCGATTACAAAACAAGCGTACGAGCTTTCCGATATGGTCGCCTCACTCGGGCGCCTGATCCGCTACAGCATTGATCAAAAAACACGCTTTGTTCCGCTCAGAGAAGAGTTGGCTTTCGTTGAGTCGTATATCACAATCCAACAGAAACGATTAGAAGGGAAAGTGACTTTTTCGATTGCTGTCCCAGAAGCGATGCGCTCCCTTTCCATTCCAAAACTAATTTTGCAACCGTTAATTGAAAATGCAATTGAACACGGGCATCAGCATGGGGAATGGCGTGGGGAAATTTCCATAAAAGGCTGGCAAGATGACGCCTATTCGTACATTGAAGTCCGGGACAGTGGCCAAGGAATGAAGCAAGAAACAAT